aaatGAATATATATTGTGGTTAAGGACTTAAGTTCTATAAGTTTGAACTTAAGATTAGGCTGTTCTTGTTTTGGTGTTAATAGCATGCTTGAAATAAGACAGCTTATTGCTAAATTCAGCATGTCCATTTAGTCGTTTGAATTCGGAATTAAGCTGTTTTGACTAAAAACGAGAGAtggaaaacattttttttttgggtatatgacATCTATTTTAGTTCATATGTTGATTATCTTTTTTAATCTAGGAAACTGAAGTATCTATCTATCTCAATATTTATGAACAGTTCATGGGAAAGAGTATGGGTTTGGGGCCCATGATTTTCCGGTTAGTGGAGTTTTTGAAGTGGAACCAAAGAGCTGCCCTGGTTTTATCTATCGATCTTCCATCTTGTTGGGGCGCATAAACATGCCTTATTCTGAATTCAGAGAATTTATCGAGAATGTAGCTTCCGAGTATCATGGAGATGCCTACCACCTAATCTCCAAGAACTGTAATCATTTTACAGATGACATGGCACAGAGATTGATAGGCAGACATATCCCTGGGTGGGTGAACCGGATGGCTCGACTAGGTACGTTGATCCTCCTATAGTTTATCACATTCTGTATATGGACACACATTTTGTATACACACGTATATGTCTTTGCCTTACTTTATCTTTCTTTTAAAGAATTGTCTGTGACATTGGATGATATCAATGCCTTGCTCTTCCTCAAATCGTGCTGTAGCTTTTAGATCTTTTCTGGGTGGAACCTAAAAAATTGGCTATGTTTGTAGTTACTTCTGTTTGGTAGAAGACACTAGTCCTTGACACTCCATTGGAGGGAAAACAATCGGTGAATGTACTTGGGAGGTCCTTGTATTATAGGGacttgatcaaattagtccctctattaaatggatcaatttagtccctttactattaaaagaaattaaataaggccaaattgtaatagagttaacatttttttgtttcaaaaaaaaaattatcatttacggtttaacagagttaatatttttaaagtttttattgttttgtaaatgaaatcttttgtttggaattgaaccgcaatttaaaagaataattttcAAGATAATTTTTTATACAGTAAATGTTAACCTTGTTACAATTTGGATATTTGATTCTTTTaatagtataaagactaaattgatccatttaatgaTAGAGGGACTGATTTGATCCAATCCCTATAATACAAGGACCTTCCTAGTACTTCAACCGAAAACAATCACTAGGAGGAGGCCAAGCATGGATTATCATTTAGTCTACTTTTCATCATTGATATTATGCATACCTGGCACGGTCATGAAACGAAGGAAACACATCGAAAAtcgttaattttattgttttgtcaaAAATGTAGGCTCTTTGTGCAGCTGTTTACTTCCTGAAAGCCTTCAAGTAACTAAAGTAAAAGAGTTACCTGAATACCACGAAATAGGTACGCATCTGTATTGTCTCCTGTATTGTTCTTGAAAAATAGAACCTGTCTTTTATTCCCCTTTGAGAAACTCCACTAATATTGAACATACGTCTGCGTTCTTTTGGCTGCTGCTTGCTTCCAGAAGATGGAACTGAATCTCTCTCAACCGCTACCCCTGGCGATTCAACAGAAATTGATGATACGGATCAAGAGAAGCACTTGCTCTCACCAAAAGACGGAAATTCCGATATAGCTTTCATCAAAGAAGCTCAATCGTGATTGCGAGACAGCCTACACCAAATTGGAAGTAGATGTTCTTGTTAGTTGTTAAGACCATGAATGAATGCCGTTTTGTCTCGACGTATGTAATCATTTCTCCATTTTTTGGTGTCTTTCATTTTTTACCCATGGTTATTTGTTTGGAGAAGAAGAATTTGGCACTTGAAACATAATTCGTTGTTAATGCTTTTGTACGAGTGGTTGCATTGAACTCATGGACCTTAAATTGGATTTGCAGATAAATTTATtgtgagcttttttttttttcaacacgAACTTAAACGTCTCAAAACAACACAATATTAGGGCTTCATGTTTGTTGATTACTATGTAATTTATGGAACTTTCAACGCTATTCTTGttgattattataatttatttttgtttcttcttaGCTTGAGAAACTTGACCTAGTAAATTTAGTATTTTAGACATTTATTCAGAGATTATCTTTCAAAAGGTCAAAAATCAATGTTCAACAAAAACACTGGGTTTTGACATGAAAATCAGGAAGTTTCTAGGGAAAGTTCACCATGAGCCTAAGGCAGTCTCAGTGCAGTGGGTCATTTTTCCACCCttgaattgattgaattcgcgaattggatcaaatcaataATTGGTGGTTTAACCGATCCGATTACTGGCCCAAttacaaaattgattttttttttcaaaatcaagatttgaaatgttacattagGAGTAAAAATACCATGAAGGCTTTGTAGTATAAGTCATATCACATTTTGTCCCCtctattaaaaataaagataaattagtatttgtatattagattaaagagtaaattggtcttttttgttaaaatttttatctatttgtattgttaaaaattgatgtgGCTGATGAAATAACCTTACAATGACACGTGATCTATCATGTGTGATCTATCATGTGTGCCTTATGCTACAAAGGTCAATTTTTAACCGTGGAATTGGatggaaattttaataaaaggttaatttattttttggccTAATGTACAAAGACTAATTGATCATAGTTAACTAGAATTGGATTATCTTATtttttgatctaacgtataaAGATTAATTGATTATAATTGACTATTTTTTAGACGAGACAAAAATACAATCCATCTCTTAGAAGCAAAATGATAAATAACTGCAGTATACAGAGATATGTTTCAATACAAAGAAACAAGATAAAAATGAATATGATCCTCCTGCTCCTGGATATTGTTTACATACACCCTTTTGCTGAGGAAAGAAGATCAAACACAGGGATCTCTTCAAAAATCTATTTTGCCAAATTTATATTtgccaattaaataataataataataataataataaaccccCTCAAGCTGAATCAAGCTAATGATAGTATCTAAGAGGGAAGCTACCGTCCTGATAGCACAGACAttgaaaatgaagatgaagtTGAGGTAGGTGGATTGCAATCTACATCAGATCCCATCACAGTGATTTTTGGCCTGTAATGACGATGATCACAAtccccaccaccaccaccatcatcatcatccatgGATAACAAATCAACAACAATCATTTGTGTATCAGGTGGTTCATCTATAACCACATGTCCTTCAAGCATCTCAACCACTTGTGCCATGTTAGGCCTTAGTTTTGCCTTCTCTTGTATGCACCACAAAGCTACATACACCAGTCTTTTCAATTGCCTTTCATCAACACCACCACCGCCACCTGCTTCAACCAGTCTTTGATCAATAGCTTCTATTAATTTCCCTTCTTTTAGTTTTTTCCTCACAATTTTAGGAAAGAAATTCCATTTCCTTTGAGATCTGTCATTCCCATTTTCAATCAAACTAACATTTCTTTGACCACCGATCATTTCAAAAAGAACCATTCCATAGCTGTAAATATCAGATTTCTCTGAAACTCCATGTTCTAATAGCCATTCTGGTGCTAAATAACCTCTAGTCCCTCTTAATGTTGTAATAACCCCACTTTCATCTTTTCCTATTAACTTTGATAAACCAAAATCAGCCACAATTGCTCTATAATTCTCATCAAGCAATATATTTTCTGGTTTAACATCAAGGTGTAATATCCTTGACCTACAATCATGGTGTAGATATGAAAGTGCCTTAGCCACATCAATAGCAACTCTATACCTTAAATCCCAAGACAAGCAACCTCCCCTTCCCCTTTCTTTTCTAGGGAAAATCCAATAATCTAATGAACCATTTGGGATAAATTCATAAACAAGGTACCTTGGTCCCGAAGGAGCACAACAATACCCCATAAGTCTCACAAGGTTAACATGTTGTACACTTGCAATAGCTGCAACTTCAGCTCTAAACTCCTTTTCACCGTGCTCTTCACCATCGATTCGTTTCACCGCGACCGATATCCCATCGGTTAGTATGCCTTTGAATACCGACGCTGACGCACCTTGGCCTAACAATGCCTTGAAATTATCTGTTGCATCTTCAAGCTCCTTGTGTTTAAACTTCATTGGAACACCAGCTACTTTTCTAAGGAAACTGTACTCGATTCGAAGCTCTCGACCTTCCGATACGAACTTGTTTTCCAACAGTTTCCTTCGGTGATGATAACGTCCTCGAATCACAAGACACACAAATACTGCAAGGATTACTGCAATGTCTGCCCCTACAATGAGGAAAAATGCCTTGGAAAGTCTCAATGATACTCGAGCAACGACGATCAGTACGATGAGGCCGAAGATTATTGTTGCAGCTATGATGTTTGCCTTCTTGTCCTCCATTACAACTTCATCATTGTATTCATCAACGTTCCTTGTTAGTTTCCCTTGACAGCAAGCAAGCAAAGcattgaattaaaatatataattccaAAGACTTTAAAGCTATATTCTCTACCACTGGATCAACCAAATGATGGAGAAGCATGGGGCTGATATTATTTTATGACTGCATCAAAAGAAAGGACCACGAAGTTTACCCAATTTTCCTCTTAAGCTCAGTTgtgtttgtttgatttttttaagcatttaaatgGTCAAAGTTTTGGTTCATACTGCCAGGGACTAGTAGTCTCTcccatttttaatttaatcttcatGCACTCCTTTCACCATTAAATACCGTAATTATGGTCATTTCCTTTGGCAGCCAAAAAATTTCACCTAATTTCTTCATagcataatgttaaatttaattattaatattacaattttttttatcaacttgactcttatttttatttagagCTAAATTTAACCCCCcacaatgttaaatttttaaacatatcaGCCCACGTGGTAATTTACGTGTATTTCggcttttttttatgaaatttttataattttgatttgatttttaattttcaattgtttattgatgtgacatataagacaaatagtatTATACTAATATAAAGTGAACACGAGTTGTCACGCcaactttattaaaaaaattaatgttttagtcggttattttcattaaaaaaagtgGTTTAACATTTTTTGAGATgttaatagtcaaatttaactaaaaaaagaataaagaccaaattaattaaaaaaatataaagattgagagttaaatttatcattatcctTTTCTCTATAATAACAAAAGCttatacaattaaaaaaaagtgaTTAGATTATTTAATGAAGGGATTAGTTGTACAACTCATCCAATCCACAAACGTTGACCAAGAACTTTCCCTTAACAGCTTGTGAGACCAAAGATGGTATATGAGATTCTCCCTTTTAGACTATTATACTGGaagaaataagataaataaatataatgaagGCTTCAACTAATACAATCATTCATAAACAAGCAACTGAGGGAGAAATTTTTTGAAAGGAAAGCTGCTATATGTTGACATTCAACTCCCATAGAAGCAGCTCCTCTACTTCCACTGAAATTTCCAACCACATGTGATCCAATTTGCATTGCCTAGCAAATCAGTTTCACAAATTTTTTAAGAATCACAAAATCATCACATCAAGATGTTGAATGTGGAATGTCATTTTTACGTCGGCATATATTGTGTATAATCGTGCACTTAAAACTGTATAATAATTTTGCTTTTTCTCGAAGTAAAgataaatctatgatttttattggaatttttgagaaaaatttgatgtaaaaagAAAACGACAAAGGCAAGTGGAAAATAGAAGAAATTTCTGTTGAACATATACATTAGCTAGATTATTTTGTTATGGTGGCTGGAACAAATTTTCAACACTTCTTCTTGTTTCAGTTGCTGCAAATTCCAAGTTCTCTCTAAGAAACTTCCTCTACATCATCCTTGTTTCTTCCAACCACACGTCCTTTTAAAGATTCCAACACATCTCTAAGCTTTTTTAAGTAGACATGTT
The Gossypium hirsutum isolate 1008001.06 chromosome A07, Gossypium_hirsutum_v2.1, whole genome shotgun sequence genome window above contains:
- the LOC107930809 gene encoding deSI-like protein At4g17486 isoform X2 — encoded protein: MGAAKVSNSSSEDQNVSNYNETDVILNVYDLTPLNNYSYWVGFGIFHSGIEVHGKEYGFGAHDFPVSGVFEVEPKSCPGFIYRSSILLGRINMPYSEFREFIENVASEYHGDAYHLISKNCNHFTDDMAQRLIGRHIPGWVNRMARLGSLCSCLLPESLQVTKVKELPEYHEIDGTESLSTATPGDSTEIDDTDQEKHLLSPKDGNSDIAFIKEAQS
- the LOC107930809 gene encoding deSI-like protein At4g17486 isoform X1 is translated as MGAAKVSNSSSEDQNVSNYNETDVILNVYDLTPLNNYSYWVGFGIFHSGIEVHGKEYGFGAHDFPVSGVFEVEPKSCPGFIYRSSILLGRINMPYSEFREFIENVASEYHGDAYHLISKNCNHFTDDMAQRLIGRHIPGWVNRMARLGSLCSCLLPESLQVTKVKELPEYHEIEDGTESLSTATPGDSTEIDDTDQEKHLLSPKDGNSDIAFIKEAQS
- the LOC107930795 gene encoding probable receptor-like protein kinase At5g20050 gives rise to the protein MEDKKANIIAATIIFGLIVLIVVARVSLRLSKAFFLIVGADIAVILAVFVCLVIRGRYHHRRKLLENKFVSEGRELRIEYSFLRKVAGVPMKFKHKELEDATDNFKALLGQGASASVFKGILTDGISVAVKRIDGEEHGEKEFRAEVAAIASVQHVNLVRLMGYCCAPSGPRYLVYEFIPNGSLDYWIFPRKERGRGGCLSWDLRYRVAIDVAKALSYLHHDCRSRILHLDVKPENILLDENYRAIVADFGLSKLIGKDESGVITTLRGTRGYLAPEWLLEHGVSEKSDIYSYGMVLFEMIGGQRNVSLIENGNDRSQRKWNFFPKIVRKKLKEGKLIEAIDQRLVEAGGGGGVDERQLKRLVYVALWCIQEKAKLRPNMAQVVEMLEGHVVIDEPPDTQMIVVDLLSMDDDDGGGGGDCDHRHYRPKITVMGSDVDCNPPTSTSSSFSMSVLSGR